The Corvus moneduloides isolate bCorMon1 chromosome 1, bCorMon1.pri, whole genome shotgun sequence nucleotide sequence CATCTTTGCTCCTGCTAAATTTTAAACATGCGGTGCTCCAATTAATTTTGAAGTGTGGAAACAGTTCTCATGTAGATGATTAGAGACTATTCTGGTTTTCTGTACAATTAAGCATatgctttctggttttggttcaggattttaaaaacatattggAGGGGGAAGGTGGAACACCTTGCCTAAAATTGCCCAGCGGTGCTGGTGAGATATAAGCTAGGAACACAACACAGATCCTGTGCCATACTAACAGACTTTGCCAGTATTTTGGATACCATAACTAGGTTAAGCCAAGGACAGAAATGACACTAAGGGCTGATCTGGCCTTTTGTACCAGTCACAGATTTGCCAGCTTCTACCACACCTTCAGCCCTTCATAATTGCCAGGCACAGGGAATTGTAGCCATCCTGGCATCAACTGCTGCAGCAAGGCACAAGCAGGCCAGATTTCTGGAGAGTAGAGGACAATATTTTGATACACAATCAAGGACctaaataggaaaaatattctaTGGGTCTGCTATTCATATGTAAGGAAGAACCCGTCAGGTACGAGAAGATGCAGAACAGTCTTGGCCACTGAGATTATTCAGTGGTGGATTTTTAAGGTCAAAAGTAAGTGGGTAAGGTAAGCAGCAGAATTACAACTCTGGAGAGTTGGCTTTCATTTGCTTAGGGATCTGGTTTGCAGGATGCCACATGAGATGGCCCTGATGAGCAAAGGGGTCTGGGAGACCTGTTTGACTTTAAGGATAACCAAACATAAAGCACATGTGTGATACATTCTGATATGCAGGAAGTTGAGCAAGAGAGGCAGAAGAccacatggagaaaaaaaacccttctgagCAATTTCAAGGAGGAAGTATCCTTAAGGTAGACGAGGGGTGGTCTGCCTGGGAGAAACAGTCATTGCCCAAGAATGCAGGGATGCAGTTAGGAAAACTGAggttcagctggagctggaacaAGCAAGGGATGTACAGGACAACAAGAGAAAGGTTTCTGCAGCAAGAAAGGCTTCTCTAAGTCTTTTGGTACGAAGAAAGACTCAGAACAAACAACATCCTCAGAACAAACAACATCCTCTTCTTTCCCCTCATCAGTGAAGTCAGTCATCTCATCATAGAAGGCAATCAGATCACCTTGGTATGTTTTGCCCTTGATGAAAACAGTCACCTTCTTATTCCCCATATGCCTGGAAATAGCTCCCAGAGGATCTTCCCAAAGAACTGAAGTTAGGCTGACCAGCCTTTTTCCCTCTTGGAACCACTCTTCAACAGAACAGGGAACCTAGTGACTAAAGATTTGCAAAAAAGCAGAGGCTACCAGTCTTCCCTGTCTTTACTGCTGAGGTCTGTTCTCAGGCCTACCCAGTCCCTTTGCCTAGTGGCAGAGTTTGGGACAATGGCAGCAGAAGATCAAATTAGGGTCCAAATTAGGGCCCAGTTATGCAAACTGGGCACAGACATGACAGTGGGACCAGGTGAAGTGCACCAAAGCTCCAGAAGGAGGCAGCCAATGTCATCATCAGACAACTGTCTATCACTTTTGAAAGGCTGCAGCAACATGAATGGAAAAGGACTGGCCTGATTTGAAAAGCTTCAAagttaattatttatttcattatcaaTAACTCTATTGCTTgaacaaatatatatttatctcAAAGCTTCTACATGTCACTGATAGATTAATGTCAACATATagtaatatatattaatatCAATATATATGGGCTATATctgcccccccccgccccaatTTATCAGAGAAAAGGGAAGTCTCAGGAATTTACCACTGTATCTGCAGTATTTCTAAGGAAAATTCTCCTCTGCTACGATTTTTGTTAAAGAGGCTGCTGGAACATTTCTGCTAGCttcacagtgattttttttcctaagaaactGTGCTATCATTGTCTGTTCTAGCTGTGCTTTCTGGAGAGAAGCCAGGACACAGCAAGTCTTAATACCACATGCTGTACCAACCCATACTGGTTTGAGCAACAATACTACTTCTTGCTTCTGAGCCAGACAGAGCAGATATCCACACCTCTTCCAGCCTAACCTACCCACACACTGCAGAACGCAAACAGAGTGAAGACAAATCTTGTTATTGCCAGAGGTTGCTATGAAACATGGTGTATTAGCTCAAGATTCTATTTTATATCCCTCTGTTCCAAAGGCAGCCTCCATACTTTCCAAAGACCGTATTGCCTACCTGTTTGGCTGTCCATCTGCCTGTCACAGTTTCCTGTCTTCCTCTACCTCCCCCcacaatttttaaatgttagcCAATTTCTACCTTCCCTGACACAGACGAAATAGCCTCCAAGATATGAAGTTTCTAAAAGTCTTCTTCATATTAACTCTTGGAGAGAAACCCAGCTTGCTTGCAGCTCAGTTAGTAATGCAAGTATTCCAGAGTAATAATTTACAATCAGGCTACATCAGTCTTATTTTATGACCACAGTTAAGCTGAGACTTGTGTTACACAACCTTACCCGCCCATAGAAACACCTGCTGCCATGAATGGAGCTGAGGGGTGCAAGCTGTGCACATAATGAATAACAGCCTCTAAATCCTCTGTGTTAGCTGCACAGTAAGTCCTTGGTGTCTGTAAGGAgtcaagagggaaaaaatgccaTCATAAGCTTTTGTATTATCCTTTAAGGACAAAGCAAACTGAACAGTGGATCATTATATAAGAAGATAAATTTAGCATTTATTGTGAAGCTTCACTAAATGGCAAATATAAATCCAGAGTGTTTCACAAGGAGGTGAAGGAAGGAGTTATACTTGTTAtcattacaaaataaaagagGTGACAGGTATCTTCAGTATCTGCAACCTCCAGGTCATTCAATCTGAACAGAGAACAATGTGCTAAACTAGACAGAACTAGATCAGAACTAGATAgacactgatatttttaaaataccccAAGGAAATAGAAACATATTATAAAGGCTGTGATTTACAGAAAAGGAAGTTAAAACAACAATGTTACTATATTCACCCACattcaaatgcaaaagaaagcattagATTTCAAGTTCTGTCAGCCAGCATTTGAAAACTAACCCATATTTAGATTCTAcatacaacaaaacaaaataaacagataaataaattcCCCAGTGTCATTTACCTAATTTAGTATTCTATTAACTAAAGCAACGAAACATATATTAGCCCTTCTTTATCCATCACTGGTGTCTCTTTAAATCCTGAATCGAAGCTTGGAATGACTTCCACTGGCATCAGATTGAGTAACCCCTTGGGTAAGATTCGGTTAACCACTTCCCTGCTATTGAAGGATAGGCACAGCTTTTGAGCCTCCCCTGCAGAGACACCTGGAATAGGTCACATAATCCAACCTGAGGGACTATCTGGAGCAGTATGAGGGAGACAAGTCCATCTAGGCACCGTAAGAATCACAATAAtgtaaggtttttttctaatggtGTTGTCCAGATCTCATCTACagcaaaataaagtttttaacTTTAGAGTTGCTACTAACATGTTAGTGACTTGGACTTAACTACAGGTACTGACTGAACTGCCAAAATTCAGTAAAACATTAaaactaaatataaaaatacataactGTGAGTTAATGGAACTTATCTGTTGCCTGAAGCAATGACGGATTTCAAgggtgttttttcttaaattgctTTCAGTTAAACTGCCTGGCAATTTGTGGGTGATTTTAAcaaatttaattacattaaaCTAATtagttaaaatacatttaacaaGAATATTGAAATGTTGACGCCAAAGattaagaaatggaaagaaaagctaAATCTAGATAATTAAAactgaagacatttttaatttccatttatgTTGCATTTCCAGTTCACATCTGCATGAATCACTCTTCACTGTTTTACATCTTATTAATTATAAACATTGtgaatgtgttttattttaattaaattgtcaactttacaaggaaaaataactatttttggTAGCTAGGATCTAATGCATTCTAAGTGTATTTGATTAAAGTTTATATAGCTAGAGATTtatcttgcattttaaattcagttaattCTGGACAGTTTAACATTTAGCTATCTGCGCTTTGTATGAAGATCTTTTAAAACACCGTCTTGGCTCACATTGGCTGTGGTCAATATAATATTTGATTATTCCATAGCAATAATTCACAATAACTTTCAATAATCAATGGGAACAGTATTCTTTAAATAACTATTATGCATTGTAAATTTGAATCTGTCTTTAAAGTGACTAGAAAAAGAACTGCTTACATAACTAATTTCTACTGTGGTGCCTAACTATGCTTCAGACTCATTAACTAGGGATTTTATACTAAAATGTTGAAACCTCTTTGCAGAAAATGTGGTAATTTCAGCTAGTTTGCTGCACCACAAGAACTTATAAAGCTTAAAGATGTAAATCCGATTACAGTAAAATACACACAATGTATCCAAACAAGGGATCTTTTCTCTTAATGATTCAGAAATTCATCAATAAGGACTTTGTGTGTCACAAAACTGCTTTGTAGATCCATCTCCAAAAGTATGCAGAAAACTACTCTTAACATGGCAATATTTGCATTGAAATGCTTTATCTGATTATGGGAAAACATTCTGAgctttttaaagtttgaaaccaggggattaaaaaaatgcaaaacaataCTGAGTATTATGCACattcattccagctgcagaacTGTCAACAAAACGCATATGAAAAAACAAAGCTTATTCAGCAATATTTCATCATGCCTTGTCCCTAGCTGCAGAAAACATTTAGCTTCAAGATTTTTTCATCTGAGGAATGGCCAGTTATTGCTAAGCTAACATGATATGTCTGTCCCAAAAAAATGTCCTCTGTAGCTGAGTTTGTGTCAGAATTGttgagaaaaatacaagaaCACATTTAACTTTTAGGATACAGCCACCCATATAAATCTAGTTCATTAATTCACTAGCATGCAGTATGGATCAATTTTAATGTCACACCTTTTTAACCatatcaaaaatacattttaaactgggaaaaaattacACTGGATTGTATTTGGATATGTATGTTAAATCAATGGGAGAAAATTGCATTGACTGAACAGAGATTTGCACATTTTAGATACTGCAGTATTTTTGGACAGAAAAGTGTAAGGATTGTTCATTTTAATGTTACAGATATTAATAATTGAATAATTTCCTAAACtgaaatgttcagaaaaaatcATGTGTTGACCAGCTGACCCTCTAgggtttcaaaataaaaaaattaatattggCACATGATCGATCTACCAGATGGCTGAGTTctcttctctgcattttcaaCCCATGCTCTGAGTTTCTCTCATTTAATCCAACTGTACAAACAGGCACAAATGATTTCATAATTACCACTTATAAGTGAGAGATGTTTATCTTAGAAGTCATCCTTACCAAAAGCTCCTCGCCAGCAATTCCCCGATTGTTAAAAACCACGCATCTAAAAATTGAGACAGTAAATTCAATTGTACACATTGTTAAATTCACCAAAAGAGATAAATacaccaaaaaatgaaaatgcatgaAGAAATGTGAGCCACTTCTATGAATAAGCTCAgcacataaatatttacagacCTACAGATCCTAGAGGCTGATCAGTGTGGAACAAGCTTTATACCAAAATGGAGTTCACTGATGTCAGTGGGACTGTCTGAGCTCCGTGATTTGTTGAGGTCAGACTGCAGGGTGAGAGCCCCAAGGTTTAGCTGAAGATGGTACAGACATGCCCTGCCTGCACTCTGCCATGAGCTCTGCCAGTGAAGGGCTGAGCCTAAAGCTGTGCTCTGAAAAAAGAACGTCAGAGATCTGTGTGTAGACATCCCCCAAAGCTACATAATTCTATTAAATTGGAAGAAATGAGCCAAGTCAAAATTATAATGACAGCTGGATCGAATTTGCAGGTTCTTGggaatgtgggttttttttgtctcgTACAGCAGAAGTTTCTGGTCTCTCTCTGTTGGTGGGAGTCTCTGAATCTTCTAGCAGTATTACCATGATTTAAGAATCAATACTTTCTTAATAAATACTACTTTTCTATTACTCTTCTACCAtctcactgaaataattttttaaaataatatacatAGTTAGATGGGTTAAAGGCATGAAAGAATActtatttggtatttttctcaaatgttgctatttaaaaacaaaattatagcATTTTTCTTGAAATCTGACATAAAGCTCCCCTTTTTAACGTTCTACCTTCTTCTCTTAGGTGATCAAATGCAGATATTACTTTCaggaatactttaaaaattaatagtaaCACGTTGTTGATTTCAGGGCTTTCCTCTGATATTTCTTATTGGTaaattttaaagtgatttaaaaagTACTTTGTTAAAGTGCTGCTTTACTTCCATAAATTAGTAAAGTAGTTATCCAAGTAGAGAGGAGATAGCCAAACATGTAGATAAAAGCTAATATATCCATATTTGAAGAACTTATTAGAGTCAGTACCGGAAGCCAATCTGCAAAGACAAAACATAATATTCCAAATAGAGATCCTGGAACAatgacaatttattttaatgtgcagcagcagcaatatgGTTACATAAAGGAGTCTACTCATCGAATAATCCACTTATGTTACCCAACTGACCAGAAGCCTTAAGAATGAAACTAAATTACACAGTGACAATGAAGAGGTGACAGACCCCCTTAAACACCACCAGTAAAAGAAGGCTAGCTCTCCTTTCTGCACCCAGGAATCTGAGGCTGCTGAATCAAGCAATATTGGCATTCAGAAGCTGACCTCCTCCAAGGCCTACTGCCAGCAACCCATCCACACGACTTGGAGCTGAATACAAACGCTTTCTCTAGAAAGTGTAAAGGTTAACACAAATACTGATATAATAACttaagaagcagcagcaaagccctATGCAGACTTATCTGGCTTTCCCTGCAAGCTCTGGGGTCCATCTGTAGGTATTAAAACAGCCCTTCCAAATGTACTGCCTGTTATATAATTCCattatgattattattactAATAACACTTTCTTACACAAACTACTGTATTCAGATCTCGTTTGCCTTAGGAAAGCATCTGATACATAAAGATACTGATATGGATCCTAccagaagcagcaaaatgaaTAGCAATGAAATACAACAGTACCTGTATCCCAGTGTTTCACTTTGATGGATCATATGAAGAATGTAGGATTCCTTGCTTGTTCCTGTCAGGCCAGGCAATAATAGGACAGTGGGTCTTGTGCTGGCATCCGGATAATACGAGCTGTCATTATTATCAAACCAATCCAACGAAATCTGTCCTCCATCTGCTGTTTTAATGAGCTCACTGAAAGGTACATTTTAATACAACACTgattaaattgaaaaatacaCGCTATTGAGAGTGCTTGCAGTCTACAAATTACCAGGTATGAATTCTGCATTTCTCATTATGTTTTAATACTCACAAAGTGCCACCTGACTAGGCATGTCTGCATTCAGAAAGAGTCACACCTACAGCTGACAAGAGTTAGAACAGTCAATTTGCGGAGTAATTCCCATTCACAGTAAATGAAGACACGGCCTTTCATAAATTGCTGCTGATGTACTGGAAGCTTGTAACTAATGTGATTTTTGGCACTGCCTTGTGTTTTATACAGGCATTTTTGTGTACTGCAGATTTCCTTTGAATCATCTGAGAATCTTTTGATAGCACACTGGGTAATGCAATAAACAtttatcacattttttttcctcttcatccaAAGAAGCAGAGTGTATAATGGATTGTTATGTTTTAAACATGcagaacacagacacacactaCTGCATCTTTCACCCCAGATCTTTACAAACTGAGCTAGAATGCATTCTTACAGAATATATCTTAACAATGCAACAAATATTATAATATCTCAATAAGCTAAGTATGCATTaaacaatgacaaaaaagtttcattcttttttttagaaatgtacGACATCTTCCCACTTCTGGGAAATTTGAACAGTTAAAGTGCTACTTTACTTTCACAATTTAGTGAAGTAGTTATCCAAATGGAGAAGAGATAGGCAAACATGTCGATAAAAGCTAACAAATATGTATTTGAATGGTTTGAGAGAGTTGGTCGAGAAACTACCGGAATGCAAGCCTACCttgcatttgatttttcttttgaaattcttGGTAGTGACTACTCCAGATTTTAAGGGTGACCACCCTCGTTGGACTCATTAGCTCAGCTTTGCCCTTTTTCCGTAATGGGAAGTAAATGCAATGCTAGTGAGTACTGCCAACACAATCTCAAATGGTACAAAATAAGCACTGCCCCATGGAACTATGTTTCTTCTCTCAAAACCCTTGAAATAGAAGTGTACAAGGACTAGAAAAAGTGGACATGGCCATACCACTGAAATGTTTCCTAGTTACTAAAACTAAGGGAAGCTGCTAAATGCTAAATCTATTCTACCATGCAAGCAGAGCTGAAACAACTTGTGTTGCATCCAGGTTCCGGCGCATAAAAGTCCTTCTCCTTAGGTCTTGTGCCAAATGCCTCATTTGCCAGACTAAGTCTCATTTCTGTGTGAAAGAGATCAGCTGAGGACAAACAATAAAtacaaggggttttttcccgTCTTAGaatttcagcatgaaaaaacacaacacaaactCCACAGGTAAAAGTTACTCTGAAAATCCCAGAAGTTCTGTATATTCAAAACAAGGCTGAATGTGGCCATGCTACAGTTAAGGTAGGACATGTTGGTTTAATGGACAGACACAGTGACTGCATGACCTTGGCAAAACTATGGCATTTGAACACCGGAACATTTGATATGCCAAGTAattgtgctgccatccagagggacctcaACAGGCTGCAGAAATGGGCTGACAGGAACTTCAAGGAAGATCAATGAGCAGAAGTGCAAAGtcctgtgcctgggaaggaACAAGCCCATGTACCAGTAGAGGCTGACCATCTGGAAAACAGCTTGGCAGAAAAGGACCCGagggtcctggtggacaccatgttgaacatgagccagtaATGTGCTCTTGCAGGAAAGAAGGCCAAGAGTCTGGAGGCTGTGGAGGCTTAGGAGGAGTGTAGCCAGCAGATCAAGGGAGATGATCCTTCCCCTCTATGGAGCACTGGTGTGGCCACACCTGTAGTCCtgagtccagctctgggctccccagtcCAAGGAAGACCTGGACATATTGGAGAGAATCCAGcaaagggccacaaagatgacaAACAAACTGGAGCCTATCTCCTATGAGAAaaggctggcacagctgggactgctcagcctgaagaagaaaaggccaAGGGGGAACTTAGCAATGTGTTTACATACCTGAAGGGAGGCTGCAAAGAGGATGGAGCCGGGCTCCTTTAAGTGGTGCCCATTGACAGAAAGAGAGGCAATGGGCCCaacctgaaacacaggaggttccctCTGTATgtaagaaaacacattttcaatgTGAGAGTGACCGAGCACTGGCACAATTTGTCCAGGTGTATTGTGCAGTCACCATCCTTATGGAAATCCAAAAGCCATTTGGACATGATCTGGGGCAACTggctctgggtgaccctgcttgagcgGGGGAGTTGGACTAGGTGACCTCCAGAGATCTTTTATGACCTCACCCACTGTGTAATCCTGTGAACATATATAACTACATCACTTCCTATATTGTCACCCATATTTCAGTGCTGCAAAACTCTCTGAGCTAAAATAGGGCCATTTGGGAACACTGACCTTTCAAACCTACTTCATATTGAATCCATGATGAAGACGGTTCCAAGTCTGTGGACAAAGTCATAAAGGTGGGcataaagcaacaaaaataaaccaggcACAAAGTTGAGCAATGACAGTGGGTGTGACACAGTCAGAATAAGGGAACAGCTGGGTATCAAATCAATCACTTTCCAGAATAAAGGCACTTACTTCCTGTACTGTACTTGGGGTCTAGATGTGATAAAGGGACGCAGGAGCGTCTGTACCCGACCTTCCCAGCACCAAATCGTGGGATAGTAAGTTTCTGTCACAACGGGGCAATATTCCTCGAGAAAGCGGCAGAAACGGTCATTGCTTGCCACCAGCTGGGGTTTCTAGGAAAAGAGACTATAATCAGACATGGGCATTCTtataaaacaaactaaaaaacaaagaaagaaagaaatgaaagcttATTTAAATCCTCTCTCAGTGAACTAGTTTATTTCATATAATCATTTGCAATGCTTTTACCTTTCATGGTACAGAGATAAgtaaatgaaaaccaaacaaaatgcCAAAATGCCCAAGTGAAAAGTGAAACCCATTAAGCATAATGGATTCCTTACCTACTTCTAATAACATACTGATCTAGCTCTACTTTTACCAGCATTTTATCTTCACAGACAAATTAAGTAGGCAAGAAAGATTTCTCCAAGTCTGTTTTCTTGGACTACACAGAAATGGCACTTAATCCATGCATGCACTTTGGCCGTGCACCCGTAGTACCTTTTTTAACATGGTAGGACACTTCTCCTCCCATCTCATTCTACTACACTACACAAGTGCATCGGTTCCTCATCTCTAATAATACTCTGCATGCAGACAATTTGCTTACAGTTTCCATTTGTACACCAATTAACATGGAAAACTCCCTGTATACCAAACACTGCATGTTTTAGCAACTATATTTCTTATACCTCTCTGTCACAGTGACTCCCCAACATGCAAGCATTAATAGGACAATAACAGATGCTTTGAGGGAAACCATTCCACATAAACAGCTGTAATGGCACATCCTCCCTTCGTTTTTCTCCTCTGACCAAAATCAAAATCAAGTACCCTCTTCTCCATGAAGAGGAAGTCTATGTTCCCAGCGGTTCTCTGAAGGACTGTGGCAACACTCAGGTCCTCAACAGTCAAAAACCTTTTGATATGCGTATTTCAGTTGATTACGCATTCAACGAGGCGCTCTCACCACGGGCCACTTCAGATCGCATCAGGCTCACCGTATCCAAGTAATTTGCGACTGCCTAATTTATCTCTAAAACCACTGCTGACGAGGAGTACCCAAGAGTGCTCCAGCCCCCAAAACACTGCCATTGTGCCTTCAGAGGTACTTAGGATGGTACCGACAGGGACACAAGGACAGCAAAACTACTTTATCACCTGCCCTGCTAGTAAACCAAGTAGGTCGGGTTGGTACTGTGGAGGACGGTCTCCTAACCTCCCTTTCCAAACCATGGCACCCAGCCAAGCTCTCCAACTGGTATAACTGCATTTTGGGGACTGCCGAGGCCAgagccccttcccctcccagacCGGGGACGACCAGGGGAGCCCTCCCTCACCGCAGGCCAGTGGCCTCCGGGGGTCACCGCGGCCCCCGCGGAAGACGCAGCCCCGGCGGGCGGGGGAGGCTGCGCTGCCGGGCCCGTGTGGGGTTCGAGCGGGCTGTCGGCCGGCCGGGACCCCTGAGCCGCACCTCCAGGGGGACGGACAAGGGATGAGAGAGGATACGGCggctgcagagccctgcccCCCCAGCCATTCCAGGTGCGATCCCCTCGCCTACGGGCGGTGGGTCGCGGTGACCTTCGGGACTGTCCCCATCGGCGGGACACCTGCGgagcccgcccgccccgccgccctcccGCTCACCTTGGCGATGCTGTTGAGGTAGTAGCAGGCGTAGGCGACGCCGAAACCCAGCACCAGGGACAAGCCCACGCCGGAGCCGAGGAACCCCACGCGGACCTGGCTCTCCAGATAGAGGGAGAGCTCCCTGGTCAGCACCTGCCAGTCCATCGCACACGGGGGACGGCACGGAACGGCACGGCCCCACACCCCGGCTGCCGCGGGCAAGCCCACCCCGGGGCcgaaggaggaaggggaggaagaggagaaggaggagctgGCGCCCGCCTcccgctgccgctgcccgcGGCCCGCTCCGCGATACAGCGCcgccccgggaccgcccccgccgcggccgccggggcCTGGGGCGGCTCGGAGGGGCCGGGATCGGGCTGGGTcgcagcctggctctgcaggggaAGCAGGCGGCCCGGGGTGCCTCAGCCGCCGCCGCCAGTGCCGGCTCTTCCGCGGCAGTGCCGCTGGCATCGGCCGCTCCACGGCAGGTGACATCTCGGGGCTCCTTCGCTTTGCCGGGAAGGCAGGGAGGGCGTGTGGGGTCAGATAGGAAAGGGACCCGTCCAAAATCGTAACAAGCAGCTGATGCAGGCATGTGGAAACTCAGTCACTGCCgggcagggaagagggaacaTGGGGTTCCAAATGAAGCAGTGGTTAATCAGCAATCTCTCTCTAAATCTTTTACGTGAGACAGAAGTTATCTGCTGTTACAAGGCATTAGTGAAGACCAGAGAGGAGTACAGGTATCTTTAATTCCCAAGAGAATTTTGGTCAGCTCCCTTTTGAGCTTTGTGTATTCTTGCTTGGAGGCCCTCATGTTCGCGAACTCAGATGCTCCTCCCTTCAGCTTCATAAAAAGACACACAGTATCTGCGTCTTTTCCTTGGCAAAATCCTAGGAGCACAGCTGATAACACGACGATCCTGGAGCTGAGCATCTGCTATTTGAGATGCATGCATGCACCACAGTACACAGAAGTACTTCACCTCTCCTTATTTTATGGCCCAGCTCCATGAACTGCTGAGAGAAGACAGATGTTGCTCAGTGAGACTCTTCAGTTCTTACATTACCTGTGTTTTCTTGCTATa carries:
- the ABHD3 gene encoding LOW QUALITY PROTEIN: phospholipase ABHD3 (The sequence of the model RefSeq protein was modified relative to this genomic sequence to represent the inferred CDS: inserted 1 base in 1 codon; deleted 4 bases in 2 codons); protein product: MSPAVERPMPAALPRKSRHWRRAEAPRAACFPCRARLRPSPIPAPPSRXQAPAAAAGAVPGRRCIAERAAGSGSGRRAPAPPSPLPPLPPSAPGWACPRQPGCGAAVPCRPPCAMDWQVLTRELSLYLESQVRVGFLGSGVGLSLVLGFGVAYACYYLNSIAKKPQLVASNDRFCRFLEEYCPVVTETYYPTIWCWEGRVQTLLRPFITSRPQVQYRNELIKTADGGQISLDWFDNNDSSYYPDASTRPTVLLLPGLTGTSKESYILHMIHQSETLGYRCVVFNNRGIAGEELLTPRTYCAANTEDLEAVIHYVHSLHPSAPFMAAGVSMGGMLLLNYLGKTGRDTPLMAAAIFSAGWNVFESVESLEKPLNWLLFNYYLTTCLQSSISRHRQMLEKLFDMDLVMKARTVREFDKQFTSVMFGYRSIDDYYEDASPCRKLKSVGIPVLCLNSVDDVFSPAHAIPVETAKQNANVALVLTSCGGHIGFLEGIWPRKCTYMDRVFKQFVQAVFEHGNKIFSM